Proteins encoded in a region of the Sphingomonas sp. HMP9 genome:
- a CDS encoding retropepsin-like aspartic protease, with protein sequence MRGWARVRLGAVAALSVATTDPALAACKVAKIAELPVTLIGRRAMVDAKFGAHDTRFIVDSGAFYSTVSRASAAEFGLSSTPAPAWFRLRGVNGDTSASVASAKDFSLAGLTIPRVSFIVGGTDTGTAGLLGQNILGLADVEYDLPHSAVRLMRVEGCDAVGLAYWAAGKPFSTIPLERGATGPFKPHTVGTVLVNGVKMRAVFDSGAQTTVMTLAAAKRAGITPSSPGVVAVGLNSGIGSKQLATWRAPFDTIDLGGEVVPHPKFQIADIRIDGDMLIGFDFFLTHRIFVSNANHLLYMTYEGGPVFGLTPTGARTTAGEKLDLTDTAAMPTDAEGFSRRAAVFLSKRRTVEGLADLDKAVAMAPSEGRYVYLRAQARLAHGQLLLAAADLDKAVTLMPDDSDARLLRARLRLMSRDPDGAREDAKVADRALPAGSDRRLQLAGLYQNLDQPELAIVNYDAWLKMHGEDADRSTAYNGRCWARALLNRELDRALSDCNTAVKLRPGYAAYLDSRALVNLRLGKLDAALVDYDAAVKANPRNAWSLYTRAIAERRAGKTDAADADRKAALAINPNVAKRAARYGLDV encoded by the coding sequence ATGCGCGGATGGGCACGGGTTCGACTGGGTGCGGTCGCCGCATTAAGTGTGGCGACGACTGACCCGGCGCTTGCCGCGTGCAAGGTCGCAAAGATCGCAGAGCTGCCCGTGACCCTGATCGGTCGGCGCGCAATGGTCGACGCGAAGTTCGGCGCGCACGATACGCGGTTCATCGTCGATAGCGGCGCGTTCTACAGCACGGTCTCGCGTGCGTCGGCGGCGGAGTTCGGGCTGTCGAGCACCCCCGCCCCAGCCTGGTTCCGGCTTCGCGGCGTCAACGGCGACACATCCGCATCGGTCGCGAGCGCGAAGGACTTCTCGCTCGCCGGTCTGACGATCCCGCGGGTCAGCTTCATCGTCGGCGGCACCGATACGGGCACCGCCGGGCTGCTCGGCCAGAACATCCTCGGCCTTGCCGATGTCGAATATGACCTGCCGCACAGTGCGGTGCGCCTGATGCGGGTCGAAGGATGCGACGCTGTCGGGCTCGCCTATTGGGCCGCGGGAAAGCCGTTTTCGACGATTCCTCTCGAACGCGGCGCCACCGGCCCGTTCAAGCCGCACACCGTCGGCACGGTGCTGGTCAACGGCGTGAAGATGCGCGCGGTGTTCGATTCCGGCGCGCAGACCACCGTCATGACGCTCGCCGCAGCCAAGCGCGCGGGCATCACGCCGTCCAGCCCCGGCGTGGTCGCGGTCGGATTGAACTCGGGTATCGGCTCGAAGCAGCTCGCGACGTGGCGCGCACCGTTCGACACGATCGACCTGGGCGGCGAGGTCGTGCCGCACCCCAAATTCCAGATCGCCGACATCCGGATCGACGGCGACATGCTGATCGGGTTCGACTTCTTCCTGACGCACCGCATCTTCGTGTCGAACGCGAACCACCTGCTCTACATGACCTACGAAGGCGGCCCGGTCTTCGGGCTGACGCCGACCGGTGCGCGCACCACCGCGGGTGAGAAGCTGGACCTGACCGATACCGCCGCCATGCCGACCGATGCCGAGGGGTTCAGCCGACGCGCCGCGGTGTTCCTGTCAAAGCGCCGGACCGTCGAGGGTCTCGCCGATCTCGACAAGGCGGTGGCGATGGCGCCGAGCGAAGGGCGCTACGTCTATCTGCGCGCGCAGGCCCGTCTCGCGCACGGCCAGCTCCTGCTCGCCGCCGCCGACCTCGACAAGGCCGTGACTCTGATGCCCGACGACAGCGACGCTCGCCTGTTGCGCGCGCGCCTCCGCCTGATGAGCCGCGATCCCGATGGCGCGCGCGAGGACGCCAAGGTCGCCGATCGCGCGCTGCCGGCCGGATCGGATCGCCGGCTCCAGCTTGCCGGCCTCTACCAGAACCTGGATCAGCCCGAGCTGGCGATCGTCAATTACGACGCCTGGCTGAAGATGCATGGCGAGGATGCCGACCGGTCGACCGCGTATAACGGGCGATGCTGGGCTCGCGCGCTGCTCAACCGCGAGCTGGATCGCGCGCTGTCCGATTGCAACACCGCGGTGAAGCTGCGGCCCGGCTATGCTGCCTATCTGGACAGCCGCGCCCTGGTGAACCTGCGGCTCGGCAAGCTCGATGCCGCGCTCGTCGACTATGACGCCGCGGTCAAAGCCAACCCACGCAACGCGTGGTCGCTCTACACCCGGGCGATCGCCGAACGGCGCGCGGGCAAGACCGACGCGGCCGACGCCGACCGCAAGGCCGCGCTCGCGATCAACCCGAACGTCGCGAAGCGCGCGGCACGCTACGGTCTGGACGTCTGA